CAAACAATTCAATTCCGGACTCCACAGCTTTGAGAGCAACATGGTGCACAATGTTCCCACCCGAGCTATCCCCAGCCATGTAGATATGAACTTTCTTATCTTTCCGACTCTGAAGCCAAGATCTAGAGCTAACCCACTTAAGAGCTGTCCACCCATCATCGTAAGCACAGGGATACCTATTCTCAGGTGCACGCCTATAGTTCACAGACACCACAACGGCCTTACAGATACCAACCAGGCGACGACATAGCGTATCATATATGGCACTATTGGCTGAAGAATGAGCAAAacttccaccatggaagaataTGATGACAGGAACAACCTCAGAGCTCACAGGTTTCTCAAGCTCAAGAATGCTCACTGGACGCTCTTCTCCCTCAGCAGGACGATAGATTCGCGTAAGGAGATTGGTTTCACGGTCAACAATGACATCAAAAGAGAACACTCCATCCACGGGGTTCGCATTTGCCGGAACTTTCCGATCAAGGAACTCTGCTAAGTCCCGGTTGAAAGTGCCATCCGGACGACGAAGAAGATTGTATGCCAACTTGAAATTTGAGATCAAAACCCACATATTCAGCGGAACCACCATCTACaccaattttatttcaattttaaaaaaataaaataaaaggataatgataataagaagaagaaaataatttaaaccgAGGATAATTAGAAACGGAGAATAAATCCAATAAATCCCATAATTTTGGGAAAACCGATGAATCCAACTTCCCAAATCAGCACATTGAATGACAAACCCTAAACAGTGAAACCGCGTTAGGTGGAACAAGGAACTGATCCAACCAAAACCGGAAATTATTACACAAACAGAACAAACCACAACCTACTCTTCCACGAAACGAAAACATGTCGAAACTAAAAACCCAAAACGATGAGAAAGAATCAGCGATACGAGAgtgattattaatttaataaagctATACAGCcaaaagaaaataggaaaaaaaaaaggaaagcatagagtagaaagaaaaagaaaaacagaacaaaagaaaaaagaaagagaaaaaatcagAAGCGAAAGAAGAAAGATTGGCATGAGGAAAGATGGTAGGGTTGAAGAACTGGAAATTgtatgagaaaaaaatggaatcGAAAAGATAACAGAGAGAAGGGGCATACCTTAGAATCGTTGGGGTTGAGTTCGTTGGTCCCAGCCATTGAAGCGATCCTGTATTCCGATTACAGATCCGCGAGGAAGGTGAGTGGAGAATCAGAAAAGGCGTGGAGGAGGGAAATCCATAAAGCAGAAGAATCGCGTTATGTGAGATGGAGGAAAAAGGgttgtttgtttgttaatttatgaTGAGAGTGGGGATTGCAGGGTGATGAGTTGAGAGAGTGGGAGAGAAAGAGGAATAGGATGGTGAAGGATAAGAAACGGTGCGCACTGTAGAAAATGCTAAAGTGGCACAGTGGGAAGGGCCAATGGGAGGAAGGAAAGGCCCAAATAGAACTATTGGGTGGGGCCCAGTGGCGAATCGCTTTCTCCAATTACTGGTTTTTGTTTTGGGTCGTGaaattgaaatgtgtgataaaaatggaaagaaggGGAGAGACAAAAAAGAGGGTGAATCAGTTCCTGGAAGGTGACGTGGCACTTGAAGACAGACATCCCCGTTTGTTTGCGTTCGGAATTCCACTTCCACAATTTTGGCATCATAATAATTCTGTCAAGTGTCAACTACTAAATGCTGCACTCTACTGTCTACCACTAATCAATATCAATAattcactttcttcttcttccttcttccactaatcatttttaattaaattaatcccTTTTAGTACATAACACTCACACACTTGGGTTATGACCAGGTCAAATCTTACTTCAAAAAATGACGCATTAGCTAACTTTAACTTATACTATGACCAAGTCAAGGTCAGCTTCAAAGGAAAATGACACATCATTCATTACTCCATTCCTCCTTCATCAACTCATAATTTATCACTCAATGTGTTTCATCTGCAGGATCATAACATCTTGAATTACTTCCCACATTTATAGTACATATTTACTATTCAACTAAcaatcaaaaaaattatttattatttcattactTTTCGAATAaccatttataaaatattcacaaatattttcaaattcataacttcataaaataattattttatatttttaatggatACTTTCCCATAATATAATACAcattataaacatatatttttattatctttattcataaattattatgaaattatatatatatatatatatatatatatatatatatatatatatattctcatttaaaacatataaaacttataaatatttattcaacttatttttaatattattcttatatattattgattttatccCGATCTTATCTATCTTGAGTGTAGATATTGTGAACAGGTAACAAGATCTTAACGATATTTtgattgtttcttttatttaaagagGATTTCTTTATTGATCAGAAGAAAATATCCACTTCCAAATATTCTTTGACGCTCAAGtcattaaaaaagttaagatagATTATACGAGAGTGATTATCAAGTATTGAGTTGAAGTGAATATCCCTTTAGGTTACTGTTATATTTATAGGATTAACATGGATTGTGCACTTATGTCCCTATTAGAATAAACTTACTTGAGAGaataataaagtataataaataataaataggagtaaataataactaatattcCTAACTATTGAGATTTggttataatatgtaaatatgacCTAAAAAGTTATAGGTTTGGGCTATTTCATAACGAACAATTTAAAATAGGCTTATTGGGTCATGCACTTAATAAGTCTTTTAGGCCAGGTAGGAACATAAGTCTCCATAGTTTCAAGAGTTTGGTTTAGGTTGAGTTGTATGACTTGCAAATGGGTAGGCCATTTTACCGAGTTCATAGTTAAGTCATTTGGCCATGTTTTAAAGGTGGATTGACCTCGAGGTCGAGTTTATGAGATAATTAAGGTATTTTGTTGTGCTTTGCAAGTGGATTGACCTTGGGATCGAGTTCTAATATATAATCTGGCCTAGGAATTGAGCTCTCTTTAGGTTTTTAGGTAATTCTGGCCTTGTGGTTGAGCTTTTATCTAGGTTTCAAAGTAATTTTAGCCTCGTGGTTGAGCTCTTATCTGAGATTCAAAATGATTTTGGTCTTGTGGTCGAGCTTTATCCAGTCTCAATAATTTTGGCCTCGTGGTCGAGCTTTAACTAGCCTCAAAATAATTTTGGCCTCGTGGTCGAGCTCTACCAAGCTTCAAAGTAATTCCAGCCTCGTGGTTGAGCTCTCTCAAAGCTTAAAGTGGTATGTCATTGAGGTTGAGCTCTCTCTGATTTTAAAGTAGTATGACCCCGAGGCCGAGCTCTCTCTAAACTTAAAGTAATATGACATCCGGTCGAGTTTTCTTTGAGCTTAAACTAATATGAAGCTCTCTTTAAGCTTAAAGTAATATGTCCTAGAGGTCGAACTCTATTTAAGCTTAAAGTAATATGGCCTTCGGGTCAAACTTTCTctaagtttaaattaatatgGCATCGGGATCAAATCTTTTTAAGCTTAAGGTATAATTGAGCTTTAGAGtacaaatattcaatataacattatatcataataaaatattaaacacgAGTATCAATATAACACTTTCTTCAAAGTCATTTCAAAACTTAGATCATAAATGATCATGCTAACACGAGTAATTATCAGTAATCATAGACTATCTTTACACAAGATGATGGTGATAATGAAAAATGTGGAGTCAATATAAAGTTTTACCTAGACCCCACGTACCAATTATCTTACCCATATATTTAGTGTGGAAATATGGTAAAATCCTAAAGGTACTCTGACAATTGCTTTTTGTTTGGAGAGAACCTCCTCATTGATGAGAGGAGAAAATTCATCTACAAAAACTTTTCGATGCTTAAgtcaataaaaagttaaaatctattatataataatgtgaAGTGAGTATCCTTAAATGttactattatatttatagaatcaatatgatatattttcttagtaaaataatacttacctatgataaattataataaaagagtaCATAATAACTACCATGTAAATTActaaaaattagttataataCCAAAATATCACGTAAATATATGTAGGTTTGATTGTTTTATAATAAGGAACCTTAAATAATCTTACTCAATGGTAGATTTaatatgtgtttttaatttaataagaataattataatttgttttctttcaaaactCGAAACCTTCTCctaaaaaactcattttttttaaagtctcATACTTTTAGTCCCAACTTTACTCCCAAAATTATTGTCTAAATAcggtaagaaaaaaaaatttaaaatatctacaaTCAAATACGCATTGTAGCgataaaatgtttataatataatatcttttcGATATAAGTTTTGATAATGATGAGTTTAGCAGAAAagaatttagttattttttacattatatttaaaCTGTTTTTCAACAGAACGTTTTTAGTTAATCCATcatgaactatttttttttatattaatttttcaactaTGTTTAGTCCAATTTTTATGATTCACATAGACTGACAACTAGATCGTGTTCtgatcatatattttaatttatctctGTAATATAGAAGGAAacatatgtttatttatatattttattattatttataattatttttatttaaataaaattaaaatttcatattcatagtaaatctattattttatttaaaattttaaaaataataaacattcaagatatcataaaatatatcccagatatttataattaatatcttaTTCTCATATTCTATTACATTTTTAAGaagatatattatgatatttagatatatgtaatatatcatgaaacaataattaattatataatatttttattaatataatatttgactatttttaaatatgagaTAAGAAACATCTATCTGAAAAAATATACACTaaattttcacataaaatacaattctcattcaatatagtttacatattaaacatttattctttttcacAAAACTTGTTTCCCTCAGTCACATACTCTACTACTCGtccaatttaataaaaacatatactctttttaatattaaaaatcaaatacacATAATAggaataaaatgtttattatataataatttttagatatAATATAAGCTTTTGAGAATGGTAAGTTTAGATTTAAAAGAgaagtaatttaattatatttcaaactaTGCtcattttgaaatgttttttaatagaaagtttttaattaatctacagtgaactaattttttctttaatttatcaACCTTTACCCATTCCCTTATGTTATAAAGGGATAACTATATAGTTGGATGGATAGTTTTTGATCATAGGTTTTAACTTGTCACAAAAACAATTCTTTAGTGTGTATGGAAAAATtcttaatgtttatttatatgatttattatttttattgaaataaaattaaaaaaatcatattcatagtaagtttactttattttctgttttaaatttttaaaatattaaatatttagacaTATAATAATCAAAGCTAAAAAATGCAGATATATTAAGAAGTTAgttgaattaatataattttgctATTATGACATATTATCACTTTgacttttaaatttagtttgacatgtatttattttaaattattattatattatttaaattaaattatatattatattgttttttactcttttaaataatattaatttctgttttatattattatatagaaataaatataaaattgacaATTAGAAGTAAACTTAATAAGATACACTAAAATAGaccgataaaaaaaaagtttgggCTTGGccagaaaataatatttaggtCCGCTCTAATGGTTCAATTGGGCCTCTTATAAAACAGCATAAAATCAGAAATCCTTTTGTTTTTGTGAGTCTCCTTTGTTCGACTACCTCGTTCCCTTTGGTGTGCTGTGTTTGGGTTTGACGCTGTTTtctgttattgttgtttgaatgCAGAGGTATTTGCTTCTAATTTCATTTCgcattcttttataaaacctgTTAAAATTCACCTAGATTTTCTTCTTGTTCATCTTTTTCCCCTTTTTGTTTGTGAGTAATGCTAACCTAGCATACTCAATTTGGATGATGGAGTGGGGTTTCGGGGTATGACGGAGTAGTATTGCGTAAATAATATATCTACTCTGCATAGGATCAAAATAATCATGATGTCCTTCCCTTGAAACTTTCCTATTGGAACCATGTGCTGTGTGAATTTGCATTTAACCATTATTCAATTGAAATTATGTGTTATCGTTTCTTCTCTTGCCCATTAAAAAAATcgttttatttatcatattcttATTCATTTATCAGAATATTTACATCTGATTTGCTTGCAATTATGTGTTAAGGGTTCGGCATATGGATGCCCTTCCAGAGAAAAAATGGAtctttatttttgcttttctttttctttgttatctCTATTACATAAAATGGCTGCCAATAAACCCATATACaagattttagttttagatttttctttctcacttttctcaCCTATAAACCCTTCTCTCTACCCTAAAGAAAAACCATAATCCCTACAtagttaaaatgatatttttttaggttAGTTAGAGTATACTTTTTATGCCATAATATTATGCTGTGTGTTAGTTATAGACATGTTTTTATGAGTGTTCATAATGTTTTCATTGTTGCATGTTacttctttaaaattaaatactcaTCCTATAACTGATTGACCATGATGTAATGACTAGTCTACTTTAAAAACCATCACTGTAATAGTGTAATGCTCCTTGTTAGCTTCTGGATTCATTTAAAGTTTTGGCAGCAGAGATCAAAACTGTTCCTGTTCTTATCTCAGGACAAAAAAGAGCAATGATATACACAGCAATTGACACGTTCTACCTTACGGAAGAGCAGTTAGCAAACTCACCTTCTAGAAAAGATGGCATAGATGAAGCCACCGAGACCACCCTTAGAATCTATGGCTGTGATCTTGTTCAAGAAAGTGGCATTTTGCTCAGATTGTATCCTTTTGATTGtgttcattttcattttgctgCCATGGTTGTTCCAAATTGTTACCTTAATTCTTAGAAAGGCCACAAGCAGTCATGGCTACTGGGCAGGTTCTATTTCATCGGTTCTATTGCAAGAAGTCGTTTGCACGGTTCAATGTTAAGGTCATTATTATCTTGTGATATATtatcttctttgtttttttttttctttactttgtgAATTATTATGCTCATAGTGTTTCTTTGCAGAAAGTTGCTGCAAGCTGTGTATGGTTGGCTTCAAAACTGGAGGAAAATCCTAGAAAAGCCAGACAagtaattattgtttttcaCAGGATGGAGTGCAGGAGGGAGAACTTTCCTATGGAACATTTAGACTTGTATTCTAAGGTCAGAAGCTTCTAATTTTCAGTTTTCTTACAAAGACTTACTATTTGTTCCAATCCTCAAAGCTTGAACTTGCATAAAAGTGGAATTCCATTTTTTGGTGATAATTTTATGTGATTTGAGCATCAAAAACACACTTATTTAATGAGGATCCAAACACATTCTATGAAATTCATTTCAACAATTCTagttatttcatattttgaatgttttctATATTCTTTCTTCATGAACAGAAATATGTTGATCTGAAAATGGAGTTGAGTAGAACAGAAAGACATATTTTGAAAGAGATGGGGTTCATTTGTCATGTTGAACATCCCCACAAGTTTATATCAAATTATCTCGCTACCCTTGAAACACCTCCAGAATTGAGGCAAGAAGCTTGGAATCTGGCTAATGATAGGTACAAAttgcatatattatttttattttgcagCTCGTTTATGTGCTTGTCCATACATTTACTGTCATTTATTCCCTTTCACAAAATTCCTGAATTATAATGTATCTTTTGTTCTGTTCAACCCTGGGAGGTCTGTTCCTACAGTTTATTGCTGTGATTCCAGTTTGGACCTTTTTAGTAGGGTGATTGTACTTGTGCAGTTTAAAGGATTTAATTGTGCCTGGGTGAAATTAAAATAGTTGTGGTTATAAAAATGAACATATGTTTTAAGAAAGTCTAGACAGAGGAATGCCTAAGGTGTGACACTAATTCGGTATAAATATTTGTCATACTTGTTTAACTATTAAATCCATTTAGTTGCATTTGTTGTCACATGATCAGGTCTTTTGAAGGATATAATAACTGTTGGAACTTATCATGTGAACATTCGATCCAAAATTCAAGCATAATTTGTAGTGAagtaaaatgtttctttaataCTCGCTTGTCTCACTGCATTTCACTGCTATTTCGATGATGACTTTTATTCGCAATCTTTTACAAGAACATTATGTTTGCTGTCTCGTGTTTTCTGCTTAGTTGACACTTTTTTCTTGCAGTTTGAGAACTACATTGTGTGTTCGATTTAAGAGTGAGGTGGTGGCTTGTGGAGTTGTATATGCTGCTGCTCGGAGGTTCCATGTACCCCTCCCTGAGAACCCACCATGGTGGAAGGCATTTGATGGGGAGAAATCTGGGATTGATGAAGTCTGCAGGGTTCTGGCTCATCTTTATAGCCTTCCAAAGGCACAATATATACCAGTCTGCAAAGACGGGGATTTTACATTCTCCAACAAATCAGTGGAATCAAAGTCTCAATCAACACCAAAGGTGATACCCTCTCTTCATCCTCATTTACACTGTAACTTGCCATATCATTATATTAGCATCTCTTGTCTGTTGAGACAAATTTTCAAACCTGCATTGTTCACAATCTTTTCTAGCGATGTGgcaataacatattttatatcacTGACAATTTGTAGGATGTTCTACAACATAGTCCACCAGCTGATACTGACACCTCTATGCCAAAGGGTCCTCAAGGAGAAGCTAACATTGAATCCATTGGTGGCAAGGATGCTATGGTTAAGGTAGCCATTGATAAACTGA
This genomic interval from Vigna radiata var. radiata cultivar VC1973A chromosome 8, Vradiata_ver6, whole genome shotgun sequence contains the following:
- the LOC106772723 gene encoding gibberellin receptor GID1C, yielding MAGTNELNPNDSKMVVPLNMWVLISNFKLAYNLLRRPDGTFNRDLAEFLDRKVPANANPVDGVFSFDVIVDRETNLLTRIYRPAEGEERPVSILELEKPVSSEVVPVIIFFHGGSFAHSSANSAIYDTLCRRLVGICKAVVVSVNYRRAPENRYPCAYDDGWTALKWVSSRSWLQSRKDKKVHIYMAGDSSGGNIVHHVALKAVESGIELFGNVLLNPLFGGQERTDSEKRLDGRYFVRVKDRDWYWRAFLPEGEDRDHPACNPFGPKGQSLEGTVFPKSLVVVAGLDLVQDWQLGYAKGLEKAGQEVKLLFLEQATIGFYLLPNNEHFSSVMDEIKYFVSPDC
- the LOC106769792 gene encoding cyclin-L1-1, with amino-acid sequence MIYTAIDTFYLTEEQLANSPSRKDGIDEATETTLRIYGCDLVQESGILLRLPQAVMATGQVLFHRFYCKKSFARFNVKKVAASCVWLASKLEENPRKARQVIIVFHRMECRRENFPMEHLDLYSKKYVDLKMELSRTERHILKEMGFICHVEHPHKFISNYLATLETPPELRQEAWNLANDSLRTTLCVRFKSEVVACGVVYAAARRFHVPLPENPPWWKAFDGEKSGIDEVCRVLAHLYSLPKAQYIPVCKDGDFTFSNKSVESKSQSTPKDVLQHSPPADTDTSMPKGPQGEANIESIGGKDAMVKVAIDKLKDSKRSDDESKGMSTDGETKEEHMLKSKSERKTEVIGETRRDRDRDRDRDRERDRDRDRDRTKSRDRDRGRDSDKEREGHRSRERAKDSGHSEKSKRHSSHDRDYHGSYSSREKDRHRHH